The Paenibacillus dendritiformis region AGCAATGGATCGGAAAAAGAACTGCTTGGCCTTCTCGGCCGGCACGATGCCAAGCTTATACAACAGCAAGTTCCAGGCCAAAGCGGGCAAATGGATAGCAGACCGCGGCTTGGCCGAAAGGCCGTACTTCAAAAACAAGAACATGGAATCGCGCCGAATAATCGTTTTATCGATATCGAAAAGTGCTACTTTGGCCAGCATGATGTCTGATGTTCCTCCCTTTTCCCTATTCAAACAGGATGAATATCGCCAGCACGCTAATCACGTACAAGATGACGGTAACGAAAATATGTTTGTCTTCAAACAGCAGCCGGTCGGGCGCTCCGCCCTTCTTCTCCACATGGATCAAATATAAGTAACGGAAGATGCCATATATGACAAAAGGAATCGTCCACATCAAATACGTCGTCCGCCCGGCGGTAAATGTGAACAGCGAATAGCTGATGACGGTCGCCGTAGCCACGATGCTGATCAGTTGATCCAGCAGGGCGAAGGAATAGTTGTCAAGCACCTTGCGGTGCGTCCCTTTTTGATCTTCCAGCAAAAACAATTCATGCCTCCGCTTGCCAATCGCCAGAAAAAGAGAGAGCAGCATCGTGCACAGCAGGAACCATGGCGTCAAATTAACGTGAATGGCCAGACCGCCCGCGATGGCCCGCAGCACGAACCCCGCGGCAATCGTCATAATGTCGAGAATGACGACATGCTTCAATTTGAACGAATAAGCCACATTCAACGCAAAATAAACGGCCAGCACCGCCGTCAATAGCGGATGAATAAAGTAAGAAACGGCCAGCGAGCCGGTTAGCAGCACCGCGCCGGTTCCGAGGGCGACAGCCGGATTCAACGCACCGGATGCCATCGGACGATGCCGCTTCACCGGGTGGACGCGATCCGCTTCCCGGTCCGAGTAATCATTAATAATGTAGACGCAGCCGGATACGAAGCAAAAGAGAAAAAATACAGTTAACGAATGATACACGGCCGACAGCTCCACACGCTTCAACGAAAAGAGGAGCGCGGCGAACACGAGCAGGTTTTTGGTCCACTGCTTCGGCCGCAGCTGCCTCCACATCAGCGCGATCACATGACCGGAACTTGCTGCGGCTGGCGCGGCAGGCTGCGGTGAGTGCTTGAGTTTGATATTCACAATGCGAAATCCCCCTAATAACCTAGCAATCTATGTTTATTCGAATCTATCTTCCTATCGGTATCTTTCCATTTCTATCATTTAACATCTCGTCGACGCTGAATCCAATGATAGATCGCCGAGACCGTCTCGGCAAGTACCCCGCATCCATAACCGATACCGAATAAATACAAAAAAACGAGGACGCCAATCAGATCCTCCCATCCGCCATGCCCCCGATCAAGGGTGACGATGAACATCGCCGCCAGGCCGACTGCCGCTCCGATGCTGCCCAGCAGCCAGATCCAGCGCCCGCCCAGCCAACCGGACACGTTGAGGATCGTCGCGATCGCCACGGCCGCCGCCGCCATCCGCAGCGCGGTATCCCATGCCGGCTCCGCTCCTGCCGCCACATAGCGGACGCCCCACAATCCGATCGTCAGCACGAGCGCATGCCACAGCTCCCATCGAATCCATTTGCGGCTCCAGCGTGCCGGTATCCAGCGCATGGCTCTCAGCCTCCTCTATCATCCGGTGCGGGATGACAAAAAATAGAGGCTGATTGTCAGCCTCTATTTCTCAATATATTCGACTATCTTCTGATTCACAAGTACTTCACTTATTTTTCCAATCTCGATTTCTTCGCCTAAAGAAACAATCGCTTGATAGG contains the following coding sequences:
- a CDS encoding decaprenyl-phosphate phosphoribosyltransferase is translated as MNIKLKHSPQPAAPAAASSGHVIALMWRQLRPKQWTKNLLVFAALLFSLKRVELSAVYHSLTVFFLFCFVSGCVYIINDYSDREADRVHPVKRHRPMASGALNPAVALGTGAVLLTGSLAVSYFIHPLLTAVLAVYFALNVAYSFKLKHVVILDIMTIAAGFVLRAIAGGLAIHVNLTPWFLLCTMLLSLFLAIGKRRHELFLLEDQKGTHRKVLDNYSFALLDQLISIVATATVISYSLFTFTAGRTTYLMWTIPFVIYGIFRYLYLIHVEKKGGAPDRLLFEDKHIFVTVILYVISVLAIFILFE